The window ATCAATGGCATATTCAGACTAAGGGCTTTTTTACATCACCCAATTTATTATGTTAAAAGGAAAAAACAGTACATGGGTCCTGCTTGCAAATTCTGGAAGCATAAATTCTACAGGTAAGAGAAAACACACAAAAAGTTTCCGTAAACCGTGATATCACCAAAGCCCGGCTCAACGAGATAGCAAACTTTAGTCTCGTGCTTAAGGGAGCAGAACTACATAAAATCAAGGATACAACCGAAAACCATAAAACGCATATAAATTAACAGCAAAGATCAGTATTCTAATTGATGCGTTGTGCCGCCTGCTCCACCTTCACCTTGTCCCCGACCATCAAGATCACTATGTCCTGCATGAAGAATGAAATGATTTACAGAAGCATCGACTAACTTTCAGTGATCGATAGGGTGAAATTTGTTTACAGTAGCCATTTAATTTACAAATATTCCATAAAGAATGCACAATAGCTCCAAACCTAAAGATCGTTGTCCTAGATAATTTTCAAAAAGTTCCAATGTCATATATCAACCAAGGCGATAGGAAGCTCATGATTTCAATGTTTAATGGCCAGTTTATCTTCTACATTAAATCATTCTTTGCAAGAAGCAACTATTAATACTTGCCAAAAAGATATCCCAAACTGTTGTATTTTGCACAGTTTATagcaaaaaataatacttcaataaGGTCAGGGTTTTTCTAAGGCTTCCATTGAGCTATAATTGCATTGATTTCCACAGGGCAAAGGTCCTGGTAGTGATGAACGATGGCTGACAGTAAACTTCCACCTGAACCAGAACCTTTCGAGAGGACACTCCTGTAGTTTAGCATTCAGTCATCATTTTGCACTAGAGTTGTTTGCAATAAGTTAGATAGTTAAAAATCAGTAGTTCTGAATTGCTGCTAGGAGTAGGGTTAGCAGATGCCACAAAACCTGTTGTGGGTGACTACGTACGCGTGGACTGCAACTGACAGAGCAATGGCCTAAATAATACTAACTTCAGATGGTTATTGCTGCCCATTTGGGTTGCACAAGTTTCCATTTGGAGTTTCGAGACCTAGAGTTAAAATGCAGTTATCATGTTAACTTGTTCAGTTACACAATCCAGCATTTTGTACCAATAAATAAGATTAGCTGTTCATGTTTTTGCCAATCTCCGACTATTCTGTCTCATGCATGCCAGAATGATCTGTACTATACCCACACAAATCTGAGTTGACATAAGACAAGTTTCAAACAGCGGCAATAGGCAAGCGAGTGAGCAATAATACAATATCTTATGTTATTTTCTGAATAATTATATCGAATACAACAACAGTGCTTCATCAAGCAGCCAAAGGGAAAATTGAGATCATGGAATTTAAATTGgtagtccaacacttgccaaacaaaaccatcagaaataactaaTATTTTCGTTACAATTGTCATGTAAATGCATGGTATtacctgcagcagcagcagcaaagaaACTTTTGAATGGATATGGATAGATAGTGGACAGCCAACAATCATGGTTGCTTTTAAAGATCTCCTCAAACTGCAATGACTCGAGATGAACCATGAAGATGCCCCTAGATGTTGACAGAAATGCCACATTATCAGATTCATCCCCAGCAATAACCATTACTCTTTTGATCCATTCCCCTGATTTCAGAGGGAGAAGCTTGCGCAACTCGATAGTTTGTCCCGGCATCCACCTAGCAACACCGTCAAAATTAGTCTTCTCCCATAGTTGTGCTCTGTACGATTCCGACACGACGATGAAACCAAGAGCGCCGCCCAGAGTACTCAAGTAGAGTCCGTGCTGGTTGACGTAGGCATCCCGTGGCACCTTGACCACGGCTAAGCTCTGCCTATCCAAATTAAGCTCAAGGATACCCACTTGTGGTTGTGGGCCAAAGATGAACCAATACAGGGAATTCCCAACCAGGGTGCTTCGACTGCCAAGAGAAGGCATCATATCAAGTGGAACCATGGTGGAGATGAGATCGCCCCAGGCTCCCATCTGCGACGAGTAGACACAGGCTCGTGCGACGCCCTTGCTGACGCACGCCAAGACCACCTTGAAGGGGCTCGAATGGCAGGCACCATGCACGTGGCCCTTGTCGCCGGCAGCACAGAGCACATCCGCTTGCACACGGGACTCGCTCCAGTCGTGACCACCCAGCTGCGTTGGACTGCCTATGCAGCGGCGGTCGCCTGTGACGGGATCCCACACTAGGACCTGGCGGCAGCCCCTGCCGGTACGGGCGCTGCTGGTGAAGAGGACGCGGCCGTGGCGGCAGCTGTGGACGGACCAGATGTCGTCGAGGCGCGGGGAGAAGAGGTCCGGCGGATTGAGAGTCGACCTGAAGGGGGTTTCAATGAAGCTGGAGTTGAAGAACACGCCGACGATGGGGGGTTCCCGGTGGTGGGCGCAGAAGCGGCGGAGGAACTGGGGGTCGGAGACGATGCGTCGCCAGCGCTTGCAGACAGAGGAGACGCGGGGGAGGGAGGAAGGTCGCGGGGGGAGCCGCACGAGTATCTCCATCAGGAGGTCGTCGTCCTCCATCGGCGAATAGGTGGGCGAAATCGACGCCCTGCGCGATGACGGGGAGTAGGTCGAACCTGCCTGCGTCGACGCCGCCGCGCCACTCGCCTGCATCCCCGACTTTCTCCGGCAGCGGCGGCGAGGCTGGGCGGTGCgcatctcggcggcggcacgggaggTGCGTTCACGCAACCGCGATGGGGTACGCTAAGTGGGCCAAATTTTTGGTCCGGGATACGCACGTATATCTTGGGCTGCACTGGGATGGCCACGACATCTTTGGGCCACAACCGCGACTGTACGTACACACACACTGCTGCATTTTGGTCTCGCCAACCCAAGCGGAGTACCTTGCAGGCAACGCTGGAACCCTTGGGCTCCAAGGAGTTTGGCAGCCTGACACGTTCTGTCAGGCAGTTGCAGAAGCGACTGGATCGCCTTCGCTGCCGGTCCATTGGCACAGGTCCTACGGAGGAGGAGAAAACTGTTGTCAAGAAGCTAAAGGAGGCCTTGCACCAGGAAGAAATCTGGCTTCGACAGCGTTCCCGTGTCCCGTGGCTTCAGGATGGTGACCGAAACACTTCCTACTTTCAAGCCCAAGCAGCCCAACGCAAACGAATGAACGGGATATCAGGTTTGAAACGTGCTGATGGTTCTACTTGTGCTTCTGAAAGTGAGGACAAGGAAGAGGTACAAAACTTCTACCAGAATTTGTATCGCTCTTAGGGTTGGGGAGACTCCAGTTTGCTTTTATCGCATGTACCGGAGAGAATCACCCAAGCCATGAATGATGATTTGAATAAACCATACACGGGAGATGAGGTCAAGGTCGCGCTGTTTCAGATGGCACCCTCCAAAGCCCCTGGAGTGGATGGTTTTACTGCAGGGTTTTACCAACGCCACTGGGATTTGCTAGGCAACGAGGTAACCTTGGCAGTTTTGGACTTTCTTAATGGAGGGGAACTACCAGTAGGACTGAATGATACGTCTATAACACTGATACCTAAGGTACGTCACCCCCAATCGATCAAACAATATCGTCCCATTGCCTTGTGCCCGGTGCTTTACAAGATTGCAGCCAAGGCTATAACAAACCGGCTACGAAGCTTGATGGATCTGATAATTAGCAAGGAGCAAAGTGCTTTCGTTCCCGGACGTCTTATCACAGACAACGTACTTGTGGCCTATGAAAGTATCCATACGATGAAAAGGAGAAAGAAGGGAAAAAACTTCTCTTGCGCGgttaagcttgatatgatgaaagcatacGACCGTATCGAGTGGCATTATCTCGAGGCAATACTGTTACGTTTGGGTTTCAGTATGGGCTTTGTCAGACTAATAATGAAGTGTGTTTCCTCTGTTCGGTTTTCTGTACGTATCAATGGGGAACTTCTTCCTTATGTTACACCTACCAGAGGTTTTCGGCAAGGAGACCCAGTGTCACCATATCTTTTTCTTCTGTGTGCCGAAGGTTTCTCATCATTGTTGAAACACTACAATGGGGGAACCATTGATAGGGGACTACGGGTGAGCTATAGATCACCGTGGGTAACCCATTTGCTTTTTGCAGATGATAGTCTCATCTTCATCAATGCAAGCAACCCGAGTGCTCTCCGGTTAAATGACATCTTGAGGATCTATGAGGAGGCCTCAGGCCAGTGTATCAATAAGGATAAAAGTGCTATATATTTCAGTTCAAATACTCCCACTGATCTGAGGCAGCTTCTGAAGACAACCTTGAACATCCATGTTGAGGCGTTTAATGAGAAGTACTTGGGTCTCCCTACTGCTGTGGGCCGGATTACGAGTGGAACTTTTGATCACATCAGTGAGAGAGCCAGGGCTAGAATGCAGGGATGGTCGGAAATATTACTTGAGTGTGCAGGGCGCGAAACTTTATTGAAATCAGTGGTTCAAGCAATTCTGACCAATCCAATGAGTTCTTTTCTGTTAACCAAAAAAGTTTGTAAGAGTTTGACGGCTCCTATGGCCAAGTATTTCTGGAGTAGTTCTCTTGACAAAAGATCAATGCATTGGGTGTCTTGGAAGGAGCTTGCAACGCCCAAGTGCAAAGGCGGTATGGGTTTCAGAGACCCACATATGTTCAATCTTGCCATGTTGGGGAAGCACGGGTGGCGTTTTCTAACGAACCCTGATTCCCTTTGTGCAAGAGTGTTGAAGGGACGTTACTTTCCTGATACGGATTTTATGCATGctgcctctgttggggaacgttgcataaaataaaaaaattcctacgttcaccaagatcaatctatgagttcatctagcaacgagagagagatgcatctacataccacttgtagatcgcgtgcggtagcgttcaagagaacggggttgaggtagtcgttctcgtcgtgatcctatcaccggagatcctagcgccgaagggacggcacctccgcgttcaacacacgtatggtcagcatgacgtctcctccgtcttgatccagcaagggggatggagaggttgatgaagatccagcagcacgacggcgtggtggtggatgcagcaggactccggcagggcttcgccaagcagctgagggaggaggaagaggtgtagcagggggagggaggcgccaagactcagggtgcggctgccctccctccccctcctttatataggctcccaggagggggcgccagccctggagattgaatctcccaagggggtggcggccaaggagggtggagtgccccccaaggcaagtggtgcgctccccaccctagggtttccaaccctaggcacaggaggggcaagaggggggcgcaccagcccactaggggctggttcccctcccacttcagcccacggggccctccgagataggtggccccacccggtggacccccgggacccttccggtggtcccggtacaatacggggtgaccccgaaactttcccgatggccgaaacagcacttcctatatataattctttacctccggaccattccagaactcctcgtgacgtccgggatctcatccgggactccgaacaacattcgttttgctgcatactcatattcatacaaccctagcgtcaccgaaccttaagtgtgtagaccctatgggttcgggagacatgcagacatgaccgagacggctcttcggtcaataaccaacaacgggatctggatacccatgttggctcccacatactcctcgatgatctcatcggatgaaccacgatgtcgaggattcaagcaaccccgtatacaattccctttgtcagacggtatgttacttgcccgagattcgatcgtcgatatcccaatacctcgttcaatctcgttactggcaagtcactttactcgtaccataatgcatgattccgtgaccagacacttggtcactttgagctcattatgatgatgcactacttagtgggcccggtgatacctctccgtaatatggagtgacaaatcccagtctcgatccgtgtcaacccaacagacactttcggagatacctgtagtgcaactttatagtcacccagttacgttgtgacgtttggtacacccaaagcacttctacggtatccgggagttacacgatctcatggtctaaggaagagatacttgacattggaaaagctctagcaaaacgaactacacgatcttgtgctatgcttaggattgggtcttgtccatcacatcattctcctaatgatgtgatcccgttatcaacgacatccaatgtctatagtcaggaaaccatgactgtctgttgatcaacgagctagtcaactagaggctcactagggacatgttgtggtctaagtattcacacgtgtattacaatttccggataatacaattatagcatgaataaaagacaaccatcatcaacaaagaaatataataataatctttttattattgcctctagggcatatttccaacagtctcccacttgcactagagtcaataatctagttacattgtgatgaatcaaacacccatagagttctggtgttgatcatgttttgctcgcggaagaggtttagtcaacggatctgcgacattcagttccgtatgtactttgcaaatatctatgtctccattttgaacattttcacagatggagttgaaatgacgcttgatgtgcctggtcttcttgtgaaacctgggctccttggcaagggcaatagctccagtgttgtcacagaagagagtgattggccccgacgcattgggtatgactcctaggtcggtgatgaactccttcatccatattgcttcatgtgctgcctccgaggctgccatgtactccgcttcacatgtagatcccaccacgacgctctgcttgcaactgcaccaccttactgctccacgattcaacatatacacgtacccggtttgtgtcttagagtcatccagatctgtgtcgaagctagcgtcgacgtaaccctttacgacgagctcttcgtcaactccataaatgagaaacatgtcctttgtccttttcaggtacttcaggatattcttgaccgctgtccagtgttccttgccgagattactttggtacctacctaccaaacttacggcaaggtttgcatctggtctggtacatagcatggcatacataatagatcctatggctgacgcataggggatgacactcatctcttctttatcttttgtcgtggtcgggcactgagccgagctcaatctcacaccttgcaatacaggcaagaaccctttcttggactgatccattttgaacttcttcaaaatcttatcaaggtatgtgatttgtgaaagacctatgaggcgtctcgatctatccctatagatcttgatgcctaatatgtaagcagcttctccaaggtccttcattgaaaaacacttattcaagtaggccttaatgctgtcgaagaattctatatcatttaccatcaaaagtatgtcatctacatataatatgagaaatgctacagagctcccactcactttcttgtaaacgcaggcttctccataagtctgcataaacccaaacgctttgatcatctcatcaaagcgaatgttccaactccgagatgcttgcaccagcccataaatggatcgctggagctcgcatactttgttagcattcttaggatcgacaaaaccttccggctgcatcatatacatctcactactagggaaaagcctatacacagaatcttagcagcagcgcggctcaaaaaggagcgctgctgctaattagtagtagcgagtgtgcgggaaactcgctgctgatacgtttttagtagtagcgcgctctgtgtaaaccgcgctgctacaaatatccaccggcggtgttcaccgagctccatttagcagtagcgtcgtggcccgaaccgcgctactgctacggatatagtagtagcgcgcttttactgGGATCGCTGCTGCTACATTGCAAATTGGCAAAAATTTTTGtcactgttagcagtagcgccgttgccCAAAGCGCGTTGTTGCTAattatttagcagtagcgtgtttcttcacccgcgctactgctaacccgcaccaacccaccacctttccccacccgtgcctcccctccccctcctctcttcccttccccctacctcccccacatgctcccactctcactcttcttcttgctcaatacttctcccccattactctttctcttctatccacctttctctctcttcattactcctacccaactacaccacctccattaatgcatctcctttctctttttccttcccctccactagttgaagttgtctcctcccaaattagcttgctaggtagatgtagcatttagttaagtgacctatttgccccctaactagatctatctttgtcaagaagagctttgtgcacttttgatctccctacaacatcatctccaccgtgtgctcgatctcgatcgagatagaggtgatgaaaagttcatgcttttgcaaaatgaaaatatgttaatgtgtgtgtgatatgtttgaggaaattgtgtgtgtggcacgccaaattgtgcttttgagttgcctatgttttgccgaaatgtcgatttatttccgtttcggtgaattccgggcaaactctagatccatatatgtcctatttttagggaaggtcatgccaaatttttgtatgactttgatgcgtgcatgcatttttataatcaatttgtttattattaccgtgcagagttggcgatggtcagtggaacgatggtggacaggtggttgcggtcggcggtgtaggacatgaaagaaaataaccggacagaggttttatgtccgtgtcgaaaatgcaaaggaatagtttggctcgacccccatgacgatggtcgggtcgaagcgcacctgctcatgactggtttcatggatggctatacgcggtggataattgaagatgaggatgacgatgttgaggatgccgacggggcaggcaatgatgacacggggcaacacgaagagatgatcgataatggcgacggggaagaggccggacatggcagcggagaaggggcccgacatggcggcggagagaacgacatggactccacgcagcagagttcgtcggtactaagttcaatcgtgcgggaccctcatgttcaagcattgcttcgcaaggagacgagtactgagagagctgcttctagagaggaggctaagctggagcaactggtggtagactcgaacactccattgtatgatggttgcaatcctgtggtgacccgcttgagtttcacgctccaactcctgaagacgaaggctaaaaacaaatggcccgacactagcctcgatgagcatctcaagtacctaaaggatgttcttccctcgggtaatctatgtcctactagtgttgatgaggccaagaagatcgtgtgccctcttgatctgccacacgttagataccatgcatgcatcaacgattgcataatttatcggaaggagcacgcggaaaaaacaagctgtccggtgtgcaatgcttctcgatacaagaaggccgggaagaaatgtccccagaaagttgtatggtacttaacgatcactccccgtctccagaggtattttgtagatcccaaggaagcaaaggtaatgcgctggcacgcggagaggaagaagcccgacgatggagatgatccaaagctgagacacgtgaaggatggaagccagtggagagcgttgaacagcttctatcggtattttgaatgtgatgcaaggaacatcgtgctcggcgcgtgtaccgatggcatgatccgtttggcaaccagaacaccaaccataacacatggcccgtgtttgtatggatgtacaacctaccccctggttgtgcatgaaatcgaagtacattcacatgagcatgcttattcaagggccgaaacaaccaggaaataatattaatttgtatctgggactacttcaagaggagttagacacattatggaaaacaccggccaagacatgggacgccagcaaaggtgagtatttcaacatgagagccgcgctgatcacgacagtgcaggactatctcggttacagatatgtagcaggccaggtgtgccatggatattgcggatgcacgcggtgcatggatgatacgacgtctcagcagctaacgtcaaggaaagatggcgggtctgggaaaatcgtgtacatggggcatcgaagatggctcgaacaggacgacccgtggagaaatcgtggagatctattcaatggtcatgctgagcatcgaggacctccacgtaagcggagcggtgccgaaatcgatgagctgttgaaaaactggaaggagtgccccgcgccgggaaagacgatgagaaaggcgctggagccgctgctaaaggtatggaagacgaggtctgtgttctgggacttggagtactggcacaaactcgatacacctcattgccttgatcaaatgcatatctgtaagaatgtccttgagagcttgctcgcaacactgatgaacatgtcggataagaccaaggatgggccgaaggcaagaaaagacttgcaagatttgaaaattagggaagatctgcacatgccgccccgtaaaatgtcagacgagacagagacggagacagaggcacgggagaagaagggcaagaaaataaagaaagaggattattgccccccttcttgcttcaccttaagtcaggctgagatcaatgccttctttaagtgccttaccagagtcaaagttagttccggttactgcggCAAGattagcagatatctagacacggacaagaaaaggttcagcgggatgaagtctcatggttgtcatgtgatgatgacgcagatactacctgttgcccttagagggataatggacaagcacgtccgtgacacgcttattggtctctgcaactttttcgacgtcatctctcaaaagtcgatcagtgtgaagcagctccaaaggctacaggaagagatcgttgtgatactgaatgagcttgagatgtacctcccgcccgcgttctttgacgtgatggtgcatctgtgtgtccatattgtggatgacataatagacctggggtcgtcattcctgcacaacatgatgccatttgagaggatgaatgggatcatcaaaggattcgttcgtaacatgtcccgtccagatggaagcatcgtccagggctatttggcacaagagtgcatctctttctgtgagaattttctatatggcgcaga is drawn from Triticum dicoccoides isolate Atlit2015 ecotype Zavitan chromosome 4A, WEW_v2.0, whole genome shotgun sequence and contains these coding sequences:
- the LOC119284028 gene encoding putative F-box protein At3g19560 → MQASGAAASTQAGSTYSPSSRRASISPTYSPMEDDDLLMEILVRLPPRPSSLPRVSSVCKRWRRIVSDPQFLRRFCAHHREPPIVGVFFNSSFIETPFRSTLNPPDLFSPRLDDIWSVHSCRHGRVLFTSSARTGRGCRQVLVWDPVTGDRRCIGSPTQLGGHDWSESRVQADVLCAAGDKGHVHGACHSSPFKVVLACVSKGVARACVYSSQMGAWGDLISTMVPLDMMPSLGSRSTLVGNSLYWFIFGPQPQVGILELNLDRQSLAVVKVPRDAYVNQHGLYLSTLGGALGFIVVSESYRAQLWEKTNFDGVARWMPGQTIELRKLLPLKSGEWIKRVMVIAGDESDNVAFLSTSRGIFMVHLESLQFEEIFKSNHDCWLSTIYPYPFKSFFAAAAAGNTMHLHDNCNENISYF